Proteins encoded in a region of the Candidatus Methylomirabilota bacterium genome:
- the cmk gene encoding (d)CMP kinase, protein MTCRRDPVITIDGPAGAGKSTTAREVARRLGFRLVDTGALYRALAWALMQAGVSPEDEIGVGALLARTTVELADMGAGGGTSGRVLVNGRDVTAEIRTPEIALTTSRLTALRAVRDKMTPLQRSLAAAGGVVLEGRDTGSVVCPDAEVKVYLDADLAERARRRRDELAARGLPADYERVKAEVALRDRQDMERALAPLRKPPGAVTVDSTALSPEAVVLRILDAVEQARCCT, encoded by the coding sequence GTGACTTGCCGACGCGATCCCGTCATCACCATCGACGGCCCGGCCGGCGCGGGCAAGTCCACCACCGCCCGCGAGGTCGCCCGCCGGCTCGGGTTCAGGCTCGTGGACACTGGCGCGCTGTACCGCGCGTTGGCGTGGGCGCTCATGCAGGCGGGCGTGTCGCCGGAGGACGAGATCGGCGTCGGAGCGCTGCTGGCCCGGACGACCGTCGAGCTGGCCGACATGGGCGCCGGCGGGGGCACCAGCGGGCGCGTGCTGGTCAACGGCCGCGACGTCACCGCCGAGATCAGGACGCCCGAGATCGCCCTGACGACGTCGAGGCTGACGGCGCTCAGAGCGGTGCGCGACAAGATGACGCCGCTCCAGCGGAGCCTCGCGGCCGCCGGCGGGGTCGTCCTTGAGGGCCGGGACACGGGCAGCGTGGTCTGCCCCGACGCGGAGGTCAAGGTCTACCTGGACGCGGACCTTGCCGAGCGGGCCCGCCGCCGCCGCGACGAGCTGGCCGCGCGCGGCCTGCCCGCCGACTACGAAAGGGTGAAGGCGGAGGTCGCCTTGCGGGACCGCCAGGACATGGAGCGGGCGCTCGCGCCGCTCCGCAAGCCGCCGGGGGCCGTGACGGTCGACTCGACGGCGCTCTCCCCGGAGGCGGTGGTTTTGCGGATCCTCGACGCGGTGGAGCAGGCGCGGTGCTGTACCTGA
- a CDS encoding lysophospholipid acyltransferase family protein, translated as MLYLILKPLVVFLMRAWFGLRVRGAEHIPSSGPALIVSNHQSILDPPVIGGAARRQIYFLAKAELFRIPLFGWLFRALHARPVRREGSDPGALRIAALLLEQGKALLVFPEGTRSLDGRLGEGKPGVGMLAVTSGAPVVPAYVSGTLEALPKGAVWPRRSQVSVSFGPALHFKAPIGSGRKERYREATEEMMRGIAQLKAQSATTRSGDP; from the coding sequence GTGCTGTACCTGATCCTGAAGCCGCTGGTGGTGTTTCTGATGCGGGCGTGGTTCGGACTCCGCGTGAGAGGAGCGGAGCACATCCCGTCCTCGGGGCCTGCGCTCATCGTCTCGAACCATCAGAGCATTCTCGATCCGCCGGTAATCGGCGGGGCGGCGCGGCGCCAGATCTATTTCCTCGCGAAGGCGGAGCTGTTCCGGATCCCCCTCTTCGGGTGGTTGTTCCGGGCGCTCCACGCGCGGCCGGTGCGCCGCGAGGGCTCGGACCCGGGTGCGCTCAGAATAGCCGCGCTGTTGCTCGAACAAGGCAAGGCGCTCCTGGTCTTTCCGGAGGGGACGCGCAGCCTGGACGGCCGTCTTGGGGAAGGGAAGCCCGGTGTCGGGATGCTCGCGGTCACGAGCGGGGCGCCGGTGGTGCCCGCGTACGTCTCGGGCACCCTCGAGGCCCTGCCCAAGGGCGCGGTCTGGCCCCGGCGCAGCCAAGTGAGCGTGAGCTTCGGTCCCGCGTTACACTTCAAGGCCCCGATCGGTTCCGGCCGCAAGGAGCGCTACCGGGAGGCTACAGAGGAGATGATGCGCGGGATCGCGCAGTTGAAGGCGCAGAGCGCCACGACACGCTCCGGGGATCCTTAG
- a CDS encoding 30S ribosomal protein S1: METENRKAKLLEGVQEEVAEAPEESMEDWFNRGVGDIEEGEVVRGRVVEVRDSEVLVDIGYKSEGTIAMEEFRHAGTLPKVGDEIEVYLESKEDSEGLIVLSKDKADKIKVWDAISKSHDSGTPVEGKVVEVVKGGLSVDVGVRAFLPGSQVDLRPVKNLASMLGQMIRAKVIKLNRRRGNVVLSRRAVLEEEREEKRKHTLSVLSEGMVLTGAVKNITDYGAFIDLGGIDGLLHVTDMSWGRVGHPSEIFQIGDQVEVVVLHFDRETGRVSLGYKQKSSDPWAVVDERYPVGAKAQGRVVSLTNYGAFVELEPGVEGLVHVSEMSWTRRVRHPSKLVNVGDMVDVMVLDVNKATKRISLGMKQVEADPWATIEERYKPGERVEGKVRNLTDFGAFVELEPGVDGLLHISDMSWTRNIGHPSEILKKGQSVETQILNVDRDNKRISLGLKQIQPDPWESVSQRYPMGSRVTGKIVRLTDFGAFVELEPGVDGLLHVSQMSSRPIASPSDLVNVGDELTLMVIRVDPNERRIGLSLKDLAAAILEEPSQADARGRGKGRKRRGGEDFDEDEE; this comes from the coding sequence ATGGAGACGGAGAACCGGAAGGCGAAGCTCCTCGAGGGGGTGCAGGAGGAGGTGGCAGAGGCCCCCGAGGAGAGTATGGAGGATTGGTTCAACCGGGGCGTGGGCGACATCGAGGAAGGGGAGGTCGTCCGCGGCAGGGTCGTCGAGGTCCGCGACAGCGAAGTGCTCGTGGACATCGGCTACAAGAGCGAGGGGACTATCGCGATGGAGGAATTCCGCCACGCGGGCACCCTCCCGAAGGTCGGCGACGAGATCGAGGTCTACCTCGAGTCCAAGGAGGACAGCGAGGGGCTGATCGTCCTCAGCAAGGACAAGGCCGACAAGATCAAGGTCTGGGACGCCATCTCCAAGTCTCACGACAGCGGCACGCCCGTGGAAGGCAAGGTGGTCGAGGTCGTCAAGGGCGGGCTCTCGGTCGACGTGGGCGTCCGCGCCTTTCTGCCGGGCTCCCAGGTGGACCTGAGACCTGTTAAGAACCTCGCCTCGATGCTCGGCCAGATGATCCGCGCGAAGGTCATCAAGCTCAACCGGCGGCGAGGCAACGTCGTTCTGTCCCGGCGCGCGGTGCTCGAGGAGGAGCGCGAGGAGAAGCGGAAGCACACGCTCTCGGTGCTCTCGGAGGGCATGGTGCTCACGGGCGCCGTCAAGAACATCACCGACTACGGCGCCTTCATCGACCTGGGCGGGATCGACGGCCTCCTGCACGTGACCGACATGTCCTGGGGCAGGGTCGGACACCCGTCGGAGATCTTCCAGATCGGCGACCAGGTCGAGGTCGTCGTGCTGCACTTCGATCGCGAGACCGGGCGCGTCTCGCTTGGCTACAAGCAGAAGTCGTCCGACCCCTGGGCCGTCGTCGACGAGCGCTACCCCGTCGGCGCCAAGGCGCAGGGGCGGGTGGTGAGCCTGACCAATTACGGCGCCTTCGTCGAGCTCGAGCCCGGAGTCGAAGGGCTCGTGCACGTGTCCGAGATGTCGTGGACGCGCCGCGTGCGACACCCCTCGAAGCTCGTCAACGTCGGCGACATGGTGGACGTCATGGTGCTCGACGTGAACAAGGCCACCAAGCGCATCTCGCTCGGCATGAAGCAGGTCGAGGCCGACCCGTGGGCGACCATCGAGGAGCGCTACAAGCCGGGCGAGCGGGTCGAGGGCAAGGTGCGCAACCTGACCGACTTCGGCGCCTTCGTCGAGCTCGAGCCCGGCGTGGACGGCCTGCTGCACATCTCCGACATGTCCTGGACCCGCAATATCGGGCACCCGTCGGAGATCCTCAAGAAGGGGCAGTCCGTCGAGACGCAGATCCTCAACGTGGACAGGGACAACAAGCGAATCTCCCTGGGCCTCAAGCAGATCCAACCCGATCCGTGGGAATCTGTCTCCCAGCGCTATCCCATGGGCTCTCGCGTCACCGGCAAGATCGTGCGGCTGACCGACTTCGGCGCCTTCGTCGAGCTTGAGCCCGGCGTGGACGGGCTCCTCCACGTCTCGCAGATGTCGAGCCGTCCCATTGCCTCGCCCTCCGACCTCGTGAACGTGGGCGACGAGCTCACGCTGATGGTGATACGCGTCGATCCCAACGAGCGGCGCATAGGGCTCAGCCTCAAGGACCTGGCGGCGGCCATCCTGGAGGAGCCGTCGCAAGCGGATGCCCGCGGCCGCGGCAAGGGGCGGAAGCGGCGTGGCGGCGAGGACTTCGATGAGGATGAGGAGTAG
- the sppA gene encoding signal peptide peptidase SppA, protein MGLQVTSRGRVAVVAVGVGLGILVLFLGTIWVLMATVSEDGLPTGGPRVAVVEIEGIIVDGTAAVRELREHADNPSIKAVVLRVNSPGGVVAPTQEIFAAIQRARKAGKPVVATLGAVAASGGYYVAAAADRIYANPGTLTGSIGVVMQMANLEGLLKKVGVEYVVVKAGAYKDVGNFARTMSPEERKMLQALLDDVYSQFVDAVAEGRGLERKEVLAFAEGRIYSGQQALALKMVDEMGGFEDAVEAAGKLANIQGRPKLVYPRKKFSFKDLLENRLGLSGVGPLLPALSGIRTPLYLMQ, encoded by the coding sequence GTGGGGCTACAGGTGACATCCCGCGGTCGCGTCGCGGTCGTTGCAGTGGGGGTGGGCCTCGGGATCCTCGTGCTGTTCCTCGGCACGATCTGGGTTCTCATGGCGACGGTCAGCGAGGATGGGCTGCCCACGGGCGGACCGAGGGTCGCGGTCGTGGAGATTGAGGGCATCATCGTGGACGGCACCGCGGCCGTTCGCGAGCTCCGCGAGCACGCGGACAATCCGTCGATCAAGGCGGTTGTCCTCCGCGTCAACAGCCCGGGCGGGGTCGTCGCGCCGACGCAGGAGATTTTCGCCGCCATCCAACGCGCGAGAAAGGCCGGCAAGCCTGTGGTCGCGACCCTTGGCGCAGTGGCCGCCTCGGGCGGGTACTACGTCGCGGCGGCCGCCGACAGGATCTACGCCAATCCCGGCACGCTGACGGGCTCCATCGGCGTGGTCATGCAGATGGCCAACCTCGAGGGGCTGCTGAAGAAGGTCGGCGTCGAGTACGTCGTCGTCAAGGCGGGCGCGTACAAGGACGTGGGCAACTTCGCCCGCACCATGAGCCCCGAGGAGCGGAAGATGCTGCAAGCGCTGCTCGACGACGTGTACTCGCAGTTCGTGGACGCAGTCGCCGAAGGACGGGGGCTCGAGCGAAAGGAAGTGCTGGCGTTCGCCGAAGGCCGCATCTACTCCGGCCAGCAGGCACTGGCGCTCAAGATGGTGGACGAGATGGGCGGCTTCGAGGATGCCGTCGAGGCCGCGGGCAAGCTGGCCAATATTCAGGGGCGGCCGAAGCTCGTCTACCCGCGAAAGAAGTTCTCCTTCAAGGATCTGCTGGAGAACCGGCTGGGACTGTCGGGGGTCGGTCCGCTCCTGCCGGCCCTTTCGGGCATCCGGACCCCCCTCTACCTCATGCAGTAG
- a CDS encoding integration host factor subunit beta has product MTKADLIEEVSKLSSLTKKETELIVNTVFDNITDALAKGDKVELRGFGSFRIRHRNSRKGRNPKTGDSVSVPEKRVPFFKVGKRLRELVNT; this is encoded by the coding sequence ATGACCAAAGCGGATCTCATCGAGGAAGTCTCCAAGCTGTCGAGCCTGACCAAGAAGGAGACGGAGTTGATCGTCAACACCGTCTTCGACAACATCACCGACGCTCTCGCCAAGGGAGATAAGGTGGAGCTGCGCGGGTTCGGCAGCTTCCGCATCCGCCACCGCAACTCCCGAAAGGGCCGCAACCCCAAGACCGGAGACAGCGTCAGCGTCCCCGAAAAGCGGGTGCCGTTCTTCAAGGTGGGGAAGAGACTCCGCGAGCTGGTCAACACTTAA
- a CDS encoding HIT domain-containing protein, protein MDRLWAPWRMAYVTSVGAPPATPPATPDGCILCDALVSGDDKGNRILRRGPKAFLILNKYPYASGHVMAAVNRHVGSLEETASDEICQVMELVQAAVRALTRAYAPEGFNVGLNQGRAAGAGVPKHLHIHIVPRWSGDVNFMPVVSDTRVLPENLDTTYDRLLAALGS, encoded by the coding sequence GTGGACCGACTCTGGGCGCCGTGGCGGATGGCCTACGTGACATCCGTCGGAGCGCCGCCCGCCACGCCCCCCGCCACGCCCGATGGCTGCATCCTCTGCGACGCGCTCGTGTCCGGCGATGACAAGGGGAACCGCATTCTCCGCCGGGGCCCGAAAGCCTTCCTGATCCTCAACAAGTACCCGTACGCGTCGGGCCATGTCATGGCCGCGGTCAACCGCCACGTCGGCTCTCTCGAGGAGACAGCTTCGGACGAGATCTGCCAGGTCATGGAGCTCGTGCAGGCGGCGGTCCGGGCTCTCACCCGCGCCTATGCCCCCGAGGGCTTCAACGTCGGCCTCAACCAGGGGCGCGCGGCGGGAGCCGGCGTGCCCAAGCACCTGCACATCCACATCGTGCCGCGCTGGAGCGGCGACGTCAACTTCATGCCCGTCGTGAGCGACACTCGCGTCCTGCCAGAGAACCTGGATACGACGTATGACCGCCTGCTGGCGGCGCTCGGCTCGTGA
- the mutS gene encoding DNA mismatch repair protein MutS has translation MMLQYRELKRRYPDYVLLFRLGDFYEMFFEDAHEGAKLLQITLTSRQKGEGAIPMAGIPHHAADGYIARLIRAGRKVAVCEQMEAPAKGKKLVRREVVRVITPGTLTDTQYLDGAANNYLLAVHRAGAGAGRTLGAALVDVSTGEFWVGEAAGDGAALLDAALLRRPAECLVAGEEDQDLAARLAAAGIMVTRGEPSWFALRQARERLAAHFRVHSLDSLGVGEMGAGLQASGAALAYLRETQGEALGHLARLQRLIPGDAMVLDPTAVATLELFENAQEGTLRGSLLATLDRTRTPMGARTLRQWLLRPLLDTGAISRRQDAVAALVAEPQQRAAVRKQIHGIGDLERLSSRAALGVAHARDLTGLRTFLGSLPAVREALGGLSAPLLAEVGEEIAALPALQKLLVDALEDEPPLTLREGGLVREIWSADLGEIKRGAREAREWIAALEGRERERTGIPTLRVRFNRVFGYGIEVSNAHVAKVPGEYIRRQTLVGAERYVTVALKEYEGRVLGAEERMAKLELELFQEVRAAVAAEASALLRTARAVGTLDALASLGEIAHERGYVRPQVDDGRMLDIAEGRHPVLESGGERPFTPNDLHLDPDREQVMILTGPNMSGKSVFMRQAALLVILAQMGSFVPARSARIGVVDRILTRVGAQDNLARGQSTFLVEMVETASILHNATERTLVLLDEVGRGTSTFDGLAIAWAVTEELHDRGRGAKVLFATHYHELTALADRLARVRNFHVAVKEWNDEIIFLHKVGPGGTDRSYGIQVARLAGLPKAVIARAREILADLSQNPGALVPGQPEPTPQLGLFPHTANPVLKELGALDVSSLTPLEALNLLAEWQRRLKAQP, from the coding sequence ATGATGTTGCAGTACCGGGAGCTGAAGCGGCGCTACCCGGACTACGTGCTGCTCTTCCGCCTCGGTGACTTCTACGAGATGTTCTTCGAGGACGCCCACGAGGGCGCCAAACTGCTGCAGATCACGCTGACCTCACGGCAAAAGGGAGAGGGCGCCATTCCGATGGCCGGTATCCCGCACCATGCCGCGGACGGCTACATCGCGCGGCTGATACGGGCCGGACGGAAGGTGGCCGTGTGCGAGCAGATGGAAGCGCCGGCCAAGGGCAAGAAGCTCGTCCGGCGAGAGGTCGTCCGGGTCATCACGCCCGGTACGCTCACCGACACCCAGTATCTCGACGGGGCCGCGAACAATTACCTCCTGGCCGTCCACAGGGCGGGCGCCGGCGCCGGCCGGACGCTGGGCGCCGCCCTGGTGGACGTTTCCACGGGCGAGTTCTGGGTCGGTGAAGCCGCGGGCGACGGAGCGGCGCTGCTCGACGCGGCCCTCCTGCGGCGGCCCGCCGAGTGCCTCGTGGCTGGGGAAGAAGACCAGGATCTCGCCGCCCGGCTCGCCGCCGCAGGGATCATGGTGACCCGCGGGGAGCCCTCGTGGTTCGCGCTGCGCCAGGCGCGTGAGCGGCTCGCGGCGCACTTCCGTGTTCACTCGCTCGACAGCCTGGGCGTGGGCGAGATGGGCGCCGGGCTTCAGGCCTCGGGCGCTGCCCTCGCGTATCTGCGGGAGACGCAGGGCGAGGCGCTCGGCCACCTCGCCCGTCTCCAGCGCCTGATCCCGGGCGACGCCATGGTGCTCGATCCCACCGCCGTCGCCACGCTCGAGCTCTTCGAGAACGCCCAGGAAGGGACCCTGCGCGGCTCTCTCCTTGCGACCCTCGACCGGACTCGGACGCCGATGGGCGCACGAACCCTCCGCCAGTGGCTGCTGCGGCCGCTTCTGGACACGGGCGCCATCTCGCGACGCCAGGATGCCGTCGCGGCGCTGGTCGCGGAGCCGCAGCAGCGGGCCGCCGTGCGGAAGCAGATCCACGGCATCGGCGACCTCGAGCGGCTCTCGAGCCGGGCCGCCCTCGGCGTCGCGCATGCGCGGGATCTGACGGGACTCCGTACCTTTCTCGGTTCCCTCCCGGCTGTCCGCGAGGCGCTCGGCGGACTCTCAGCGCCACTCCTCGCTGAGGTGGGGGAGGAGATCGCGGCCCTGCCGGCGCTGCAGAAGCTGCTCGTGGACGCTCTCGAGGACGAGCCGCCGCTGACGCTCCGGGAGGGCGGCCTGGTCCGGGAGATCTGGAGCGCCGATCTCGGCGAGATCAAGCGCGGGGCGCGGGAGGCGCGAGAGTGGATCGCTGCCCTGGAGGGACGTGAGCGGGAGCGCACGGGCATCCCCACGCTCCGCGTGCGCTTCAACCGCGTCTTCGGCTACGGCATCGAGGTGAGCAACGCGCACGTGGCTAAGGTGCCCGGCGAGTACATACGGCGCCAGACCCTGGTGGGCGCCGAGCGGTACGTCACCGTCGCGCTCAAGGAGTACGAAGGCCGCGTGCTTGGGGCTGAGGAGCGGATGGCCAAGCTCGAGCTGGAGCTCTTCCAGGAGGTCCGTGCCGCCGTCGCGGCCGAGGCGTCGGCGCTGCTCCGAACGGCACGGGCGGTCGGGACGCTGGACGCGCTCGCATCGCTCGGCGAGATCGCCCACGAGCGTGGGTACGTGAGGCCGCAGGTCGACGACGGCCGAATGCTCGACATCGCGGAGGGCCGCCATCCCGTGCTCGAGTCGGGCGGCGAGCGCCCCTTCACGCCCAACGACCTCCACCTCGACCCCGACCGCGAGCAGGTGATGATTCTGACGGGCCCCAACATGAGCGGCAAGAGCGTGTTCATGCGCCAAGCGGCGCTGCTGGTGATCCTGGCCCAGATGGGCAGCTTCGTCCCGGCGCGGTCGGCCCGGATCGGGGTCGTGGACCGGATCCTGACCCGCGTCGGGGCCCAGGACAACCTCGCGCGGGGCCAGAGTACTTTTCTCGTGGAAATGGTCGAGACCGCGAGCATCCTGCACAACGCCACGGAACGAACTCTGGTTCTACTTGACGAGGTGGGGCGCGGCACCTCGACCTTCGACGGGCTCGCCATCGCCTGGGCCGTGACCGAGGAGCTTCACGACCGCGGTCGCGGCGCGAAGGTGCTCTTCGCCACTCATTACCACGAGCTCACCGCCCTCGCCGATCGGCTCGCGCGCGTCCGCAACTTCCACGTCGCCGTCAAGGAATGGAACGACGAGATCATCTTCCTTCACAAGGTCGGGCCCGGCGGGACGGACCGGTCCTACGGCATCCAGGTCGCCCGCCTCGCCGGCTTGCCGAAGGCCGTCATCGCGCGCGCGCGGGAAATCCTCGCCGACCTCAGCCAGAATCCCGGCGCGCTCGTCCCGGGTCAGCCCGAGCCGACCCCGCAGCTCGGTCTTTTCCCGCATACCGCCAACCCCGTGCTCAAGGAGCTGGGCGCGCTCGACGTCTCGTCCCTCACACCGCTGGAGGCGCTCAACCTCCTGGCCGAGTGGCAGCGGCGTCTCAAGGCGCAGCCGTGA
- the mutL gene encoding DNA mismatch repair endonuclease MutL, with protein MNPIRLLPDHLINKIAAGEVVERPASVVKELVENAIDAGGRVITVELKDAGRQLIRVTDDGTGMTRADVDMALRRHATSKISDEGDLAAIATLGFRGEALPAICAVSRFEILSCPRGGAVGTLVRGAGGTVVDRLEVEAAPGTSVEIQDLFFNTPARLKFLRSAPAELAFILRLLQGIALARPDLHLRALHHGKAVLTAPAAATLRARVGAVLGFETAEAMLDVDHTQGNVHVTGLAAPPQRARGNRDEITLIVNGRPVRDTALAQGLIEAYRPMLPRHQFPVAALLIDLPLPEVDVNVHPTKAWVRFRSPRLVQEAVFRAVQDALRSQRVVQPQQGLGAPGRPADWGSTGTMSGPPFPNNQGALFQETAASFGPGRFGAVVGQLQETFVVAASDEEVFFIDQHVAHERVLFEELRRNLALGPLASQVLLFPQTLELGAGKAALLEEWSGDLEVLGFDLEGFGGQSALLRAVPALLKAEEPRRLIEGLLDEVGSPAGAQQAPLVERALAFVACRAAIKAHAPLQREEMVRLLADLSATETPYFCPHGRPIVSRLSLKEIKRELRRTW; from the coding sequence GTGAACCCCATCCGCCTCCTGCCCGATCACCTCATCAACAAGATCGCCGCGGGCGAGGTCGTGGAGCGGCCGGCGTCGGTGGTCAAGGAGCTCGTTGAGAACGCGATAGACGCCGGCGGGCGTGTCATCACGGTGGAGCTGAAAGACGCGGGGCGGCAGCTCATCCGGGTCACCGATGATGGCACCGGCATGACGCGCGCCGACGTCGACATGGCGCTCCGGCGCCACGCGACGTCGAAGATCTCCGACGAGGGCGACCTGGCGGCCATCGCGACCCTGGGCTTTCGCGGCGAGGCCCTGCCGGCCATCTGCGCCGTTAGCCGTTTCGAGATCCTCTCATGCCCCCGCGGCGGCGCCGTGGGCACTCTCGTGCGCGGGGCGGGAGGAACGGTCGTCGATCGCCTCGAGGTCGAGGCCGCGCCCGGCACGTCCGTCGAGATCCAGGATCTCTTCTTCAACACGCCGGCGCGGCTCAAGTTTCTCCGGAGCGCGCCGGCCGAGCTGGCCTTCATCCTCCGGCTCCTGCAGGGCATCGCCCTCGCGCGGCCGGACCTGCATCTCCGCGCACTCCACCACGGCAAGGCCGTGTTGACGGCGCCGGCGGCGGCAACTCTGCGGGCCCGCGTCGGCGCCGTCTTGGGTTTCGAGACAGCGGAGGCGATGCTCGACGTGGATCACACGCAGGGGAATGTGCACGTCACCGGGCTCGCGGCACCGCCACAGCGGGCGCGCGGCAACCGCGACGAGATCACCCTCATCGTCAACGGCCGTCCGGTCCGTGATACGGCGCTAGCCCAGGGTCTGATCGAGGCCTACCGGCCCATGCTCCCGCGCCACCAATTCCCGGTGGCGGCGCTCCTGATCGACCTGCCCCTGCCTGAAGTCGACGTCAACGTCCACCCGACCAAGGCCTGGGTCCGCTTCCGCTCGCCGCGGCTGGTGCAGGAGGCAGTGTTCCGCGCCGTCCAGGACGCTCTCCGCTCGCAGCGCGTCGTCCAACCCCAGCAAGGCCTTGGCGCGCCCGGCCGACCTGCTGACTGGGGGAGTACGGGGACCATGTCTGGGCCCCCGTTCCCAAACAACCAGGGCGCGTTGTTTCAGGAAACAGCGGCTTCTTTCGGGCCCGGGCGGTTCGGCGCCGTCGTCGGCCAGCTGCAGGAGACCTTCGTCGTCGCGGCCAGCGACGAGGAGGTCTTCTTCATCGACCAGCACGTCGCCCACGAGCGCGTGCTCTTCGAGGAGCTGCGGCGGAACCTCGCCTTGGGCCCCTTGGCCTCGCAGGTCCTGCTCTTCCCTCAGACCCTCGAGCTCGGAGCCGGCAAGGCCGCGCTCCTCGAGGAGTGGTCGGGTGACCTCGAAGTGCTGGGCTTCGACCTCGAAGGCTTCGGCGGCCAGAGCGCGCTCCTGCGCGCCGTGCCCGCTCTCCTCAAGGCCGAGGAGCCCCGGCGGCTCATCGAAGGACTACTCGACGAAGTGGGCTCGCCGGCCGGGGCGCAGCAGGCACCCCTTGTGGAACGGGCGCTCGCCTTCGTCGCCTGCCGCGCCGCGATCAAGGCGCACGCCCCCTTGCAGCGCGAAGAGATGGTGCGGCTGCTCGCGGACCTCTCGGCCACCGAAACCCCGTACTTCTGTCCGCACGGACGGCCCATCGTCTCGCGGCTGTCTCTCAAGGAGATCAAGCGGGAGCTCAGGCGGACATGGTGA
- the miaA gene encoding tRNA (adenosine(37)-N6)-dimethylallyltransferase MiaA encodes MVIPPPLLLIVGPTGVGKTAVAARLAASVPMEVVSADSRQVYRGMDTATGKPTAEERKAVTHHLLDLIEPGDRYHAARFQLDAAQSIETIRAAGRLPVVVGGTGLYVRALLRGLDPAPPADPALRAQLEEAARTGGPAALHERLTALDPEGAARLHPNDRVRIIRAIEKHGRGASSAGGWARAVMPWRVVMFGLRRERAALNRALEERARSMLAGGMMEEVRRLLAAGYDETAPGMAGIGYPQWAKVARGRLSPAEALRLMVRDTQRYAKRQMTWFAREPEIQWLDVDEVGGVEGAAESIHKHILREGWIA; translated from the coding sequence ATGGTGATCCCACCTCCGCTTCTCCTGATCGTCGGCCCCACCGGGGTGGGGAAGACCGCCGTCGCCGCGCGCCTCGCCGCCAGCGTGCCGATGGAGGTCGTAAGCGCCGACTCGCGCCAAGTCTACCGTGGCATGGACACCGCGACAGGTAAGCCGACCGCCGAGGAGCGCAAGGCCGTGACGCATCATCTCCTCGATCTGATCGAGCCCGGCGACCGCTACCACGCGGCGCGCTTCCAGCTGGATGCGGCGCAGTCGATCGAGACGATTCGCGCGGCCGGGCGCCTTCCGGTCGTCGTGGGAGGCACCGGCCTCTACGTGCGGGCGCTCCTGCGTGGGCTCGATCCGGCGCCACCCGCCGACCCGGCGCTGCGGGCTCAATTGGAGGAAGCCGCCAGGACGGGTGGGCCGGCGGCCCTCCACGAACGCCTCACAGCGCTCGACCCCGAGGGCGCTGCCCGGCTCCACCCCAACGACCGGGTGCGGATCATCCGGGCGATCGAGAAGCACGGCCGCGGGGCCTCCTCGGCCGGAGGCTGGGCGCGGGCGGTCATGCCATGGCGCGTCGTGATGTTCGGGCTCCGCCGGGAGCGAGCCGCCCTCAACAGGGCTCTCGAGGAACGCGCGCGAAGCATGCTGGCCGGTGGGATGATGGAAGAGGTGCGGCGCCTCTTGGCTGCCGGCTATGACGAGACGGCGCCCGGCATGGCGGGCATAGGCTACCCCCAGTGGGCCAAGGTCGCGAGGGGCCGCCTATCTCCGGCCGAGGCGCTCAGGCTCATGGTCCGCGACACCCAGCGCTACGCGAAGCGCCAGATGACATGGTTCGCGCGGGAGCCGGAGATACAGTGGCTGGACGTAGACGAGGTGGGCGGCGTCGAGGGCGCCGCCGAGAGCATCCACAAGCACATCTTGCGGGAGGGATGGATCGCGTGA